From a region of the Daphnia magna isolate NIES linkage group LG1, ASM2063170v1.1, whole genome shotgun sequence genome:
- the LOC116917263 gene encoding uncharacterized protein LOC116917263, with amino-acid sequence MTLADIELFREQPMGRQQLQDPAPWARLPVTIGYFPISKNAASKNIAEARALFNNIRHNQLRSTTMAYTDGSLNKTTGKTTCALYLPTLEIEETYTLNNRSSIFTAEAHVILKAMEAIYHHEELISELTVLTDSRSVLQTIENPGRETHEIIDTILSTAEKFKSAGTKVNLYWIPSHVGIPGNERADKLASEESSRQGTGRLINNQLSALEQSSIFRDNLKQINMTELQRGHEKDNTHQRKRTGPLKWHSHKSRYITRLLFRLRTGHNRLKANLARFNNQVNPICRNCEEEHETTIHVLLECSALEIERTEISSYLTTNNIEHNLTNLLGLNLDIHSTKQYEIQRLLTRYLKETRLVDII; translated from the coding sequence ATGACGCTGGCCGACATCGAACTATTTCGAGAACAACCTATGGGAAGGCAACAACTACAAGACCCAGCACCATGGGCAAGACTCCCAGTCACAATAGGATATTTCCCAATTTCCAAAAACGCCGCGTCAAAAAACATAGCTGAAGCTCGAGCCCTTTTCAACAACATTAGACATAACCAATTAAGGTCCACCACAATGGCCTATACAGACGGCTCCCTCAATAAAACTACGGGAAAAACGACCTGCGCGCTTTACCTCCCGACCTTAGAAATTGAAGAAACATACACGTTAAACAATCGCTCCTCCATCTTCACAGCCGAAGCCCATGTAATACTGAAAGCCATGGAAGCAATCTACCATCATGAAGAATTAATAAGCGAACTCACCGTGCTCACGGATTCCAGATCAGTCCTCCAAACCATTGAAAACCCTGGCAGAGAAACACATGAAATCATTGACACCATCCTTAGCACAGCTGAAAAGTTTAAAAGTGCAGGTACCAAAGTGAACCTCTACTGGATACCAAGTCATGTTGGAATACCAGGTAATGAGAGAGCAGATAAGCTAGCGTCAGAGGAAAGTTCCAGACAAGGCACTGGCAGACTCATCAACAACCAACTGTCCGCTCTAGAACAGAGCTCCATCTTCAGGGATAACCTAAAGCAAATAAACATGACTGAACTGCAAAGAGGCCATGAGAAAGATAACACACATCAGAGGAAAAGAACTGGCCCTCTAAAATGGCACTCACATAAATCCAGATACATCACAAGGTTATTATTCAGACTGCGGACAGGCCATAACAGGCTCAAAGCCAACCTAGCCCGTTTCAACAACCAAGTCAATCCAATATGCAGAAACTGTGAGGAAGAACATGAAACCACAATACATGTCCTGCTGGAATGCTCCGCCTTAGAGATAGAAAGAACAGAAATCAGCAGCTATCTGACAACAAACAATATCGAACACAACTTAACGAACCTTCTGGGACTCAACCTCGATATCCACAGCACCAAACAATACGAGATCCAAAGGCTACTAACTCGATACCTAAAAGAAACGAGACTAGTCGACATAATCTAA